CACCCGTCGTCACAGGTGCGCCCCTCTTGAACCGCTGCGTTCAGTCCCGGTAGTCCTGGTGGAGCTTGTCCTCCGCCTCGCGCATCATTTCCTCCGTGGGCCGGTCCAGCTCATCCCCCTGCATAGTCCGCTCCCACGCCTTGTCGTGCTTACTGCCCGGCGGCGTCGGCTTCGGCTGTTCCCTGCGCTGCTTCGCCATGTCCTGAGACTGGTCTTTCGTGCCCATGGAAGTTCACTCCTCAGGGTGTGAGCGGCCGGGGGCAGCCTCTAGACCCCCCGGCCCCCGACCAGCTTGCCACTCAGGGACATACCTCGCATGTCGATCAATCGCGCGGTGCCTGCTCCGTACGCGCCGCCTCGTCCGCCGCCCCGCCCGCCCCCACGAGCCCCTTCGAGACCCCCTCGAGCCGTGGCTCGAAGCGCCGCATCTCCCGCTGGCCCACCGCCCCGATCAGCGACGGCAGATACCCCCGTACCGACTGCATCCCCCGCAGCCACCACTGCGCGTACACATGTGAGGACCGCCGTTCGATCCCGGCCACGATCCGGTCCACCGCCGGGCCCAGCGGGTACGTCTTGTTCGACGGCCACGGCAGCCGCTGCCGCAACTCCCGCATCACAGCGTCCTGGTCCGCGCCCCGCACCATGTCCGTATCCGTCCAGGACAGATAGCCGACCCCGACCCGCACGCCCCGGTGGCCGACCTCCGCGCGCAGGCTGTGCGCGAACGCCTCGACGCCCGACTTCGACGCGCAGTACGCCGTCATCATCGGCGCCGGCGTGATCGCCGCCAGCGACGCGATCTGCAGGAAGTACCCCCGGCTCTCCATCAGCACCGGCAGGAACGCCCTGCCCGTGACCGCGGCCCCGATCAGATTGACCTCGATCACCCGCCGCCACGCGACCGGATCCGAGTCCACGAAAGGCCCGCCCGACGCCACACCCGCGTTCGCGACGACGATGTCGACCTTGCCGAAGCGCGCCTTGACCTCCTGTGCGACCTGGGCCATCGCCTCGTGGTCGGTGACATCCGCGTACCAGTGGTCGCTCTCGGTGTGCAGCCGGTCCGAGACCTTCTTCAGCTCGTCCGGCTCGAGACCCACCAGGGCCACCTTCGCGCCGCGCGCCGAGAGCTTGCGGGCCAACAGCTCGCCCACGCCCCGCGCCGCGCCGGTGACGACCGCGACCTGTCCCTCCAGGCTCGTCCTGCTCATGCGGCCTCCTCCTTCGCGCCAGACTTCGCGACCGACTCCACGCCCGACTCCACGCCCGACTTCGCTTTCACGTACGCACCCACCAGCTCGCGGATCTTCGCGGTGACCACCTCCGGCGCCTCCACCGGCGTCATGTGACCCATCCCGGCGAGCTCCACCAGCTCCACGCACAGGGGCAGCTCCGCGGCCAGCCGCCGCGCGAGCACGATCGGCGTGAGCCGGTCCGCCGTGCCCGCGACCACCACAGCCGGCACCCTCAACTCCCGTACACCCGCGTCGAGATCGAGCTCGCCGAGCACATGCGCCCAGGCCACCCGGGACTTCCGCGGGCAGGCGTGCACGATACGAGCGCACTCCGCGACCCGCTCCGGCGCCGAACCGGGGCCCATCGTCGCGTACTTGAGGATGCGCTTCGAGAGCGGCGTCACCGGGCCCAGCGGGGCACGCGCCCCGAGAATCAGCCGGGTGATCCTGGTCCGCAGCCGCCCGGCCCGCATCGGCAGCACCAGCGACTCGGCGATCAGCCGCGAACTGCCCGTACTGCACAGCAGGACGGCGGCCGCGTGCTCGGCGAATGCGGCCCGCCCGGACGCGGCCATCAGCGTCATCCCGCCCATGGAGTGCCCGGCGAGCACGGCCTTCTCGCCCGGAGCCAGTACGGATGCGAGCACCGCCTCCAGGTCGTCGGCGAGCACATCCGTACCGACGGCCGCGGCCGCCGTACGGCCGTGGCCCCGCTGGTCGTAGACGACGACCCGGTGATCGGCGGCCAGCTCCCGTACCTGCGCGGCCCAGAACTCCGTCGAGCAGGTCCAGCCGTGGGCCAGGACCACCGCGGGCGCGCCCTCGGGCCCGTGCACCTCGACATGGACCGGCGACCCGTCGGCCGAGACGGCCGTCAGCGTACGGCTCATCGCACGACCTCCGCGGTCTCCGCAGCCTCAGCGGACTTGGCCGTCCCGACCGGCATCCGCACGACCTCGTACTCCGCGAGATCCACCTCTCGCGTCGCCTTCCGGAACTCACCCGTCGTCCCCGGCCACAGCGTGGTGTTACGCCCGTTCGCATCCAGGTACCAGCTGTTGCAGCCGCCGGACTTCCACACCGTCCGCTCCATCCGCTCCTGAACCCGCCGGTTCCACGCCCCCACCGCGGACGGCCGGACCGCGAGCGCCGCCCGCTCGCCGAGGACGTTCAACTGCCGCATGTAGCCGGCCAGATAGTTCAGCTGCGACTCGATCATCAGGATCATGGAGGAGTTTCCGAGCCCTGTGTTCGGGCCGATGATCGTCATCCAGTTGGGGAAGCCGGCCGCGGTGGCGCCGCGCAGCGACTCCATCCCGTCCTTCCACGCCTCGGCGAGCGTGATCCCGTCGGCACCGACCACCCGCTCGGCGATCGGCAGGTCCGTCACATGGAAGCCCGTACCGAAGATGATCGCGTCGGCCTCGGTCTCAGTGCCGTCGGCCGCGACGACCGTCGACCCGCGCACCTCCGCCAGACCCGAGGCCACCACATCCACATTGGGCCGGGCGAGCGCCGGGTAGTACTCGCTCGACAGCAGGATCCGCTTGCAGCCGATGCGGTACGAGGGCGTCAACTTGGCCCGCAGCGCCGGGTCCTTGATCGAGCGGCTCATATTCCGCTTGGCGATCGACTCGATGAGCCCGAGCTCGTTGGGCCGCTTGGTGAAGGCGCTGACCTGCAGCTCCCTGATCCCCCACAGCAGCCCCCGGCGCGCGGCGCCGGTGAACGGCAGCTGCCGGTGCAGCCAGCGCTCCGGCCCGCTGATCGCCCGGTCCATCCGCGGCAACACCCACGGCGGCGTCCGCTGGAACAGCGTCACATGCGCGGCCTCCGGCTGGATCGCCGGCACGATCTGGATCGCCGAGGCACCGGTGCCGATCATCGCCACGCGCTTGCCGCGCAGGTCGTAGTCGTGGTCCCAGCGGGCGGAGTGGAAGACCTTGCCGGGGAAGTCGGCCAGCCCCGGAATCTCGGGAATCTTCGGGTCCGACAGCGGGCCGGTCGCGGACACGACGACATCGGCGGTCAGCGTGCCCCGCGAGGTCTCGATCTCCCAGCGCAGCTCGTCTCTGTCCCAACGCATCATCAGTACTTCATGGTTGAGGCGGATGTGGGAGCGGAGCCGGAAGGTGTCCGCGACATGCTCCAGATACGCGCGGATGTGCTGCTGCCCGGAGAAGGTGCGGGGCCAGTCGGGGTTGGGCGCGAAGGAGAACGAGTAGAGGTGCGAGGGTACGTCGCAGGCGCACCCCGGATAGCTGTTGTCGCGCCAGGTCCCGCCGACCGAGTCGGCCCGCTC
The Streptomyces lunaelactis genome window above contains:
- a CDS encoding alpha/beta fold hydrolase; protein product: MSRTLTAVSADGSPVHVEVHGPEGAPAVVLAHGWTCSTEFWAAQVRELAADHRVVVYDQRGHGRTAAAAVGTDVLADDLEAVLASVLAPGEKAVLAGHSMGGMTLMAASGRAAFAEHAAAVLLCSTGSSRLIAESLVLPMRAGRLRTRITRLILGARAPLGPVTPLSKRILKYATMGPGSAPERVAECARIVHACPRKSRVAWAHVLGELDLDAGVRELRVPAVVVAGTADRLTPIVLARRLAAELPLCVELVELAGMGHMTPVEAPEVVTAKIRELVGAYVKAKSGVESGVESVAKSGAKEEAA
- a CDS encoding flavin-containing monooxygenase: MSQHEHVRVAVIGSGFGGLGAAVRLRREGVTDFVVLERADSVGGTWRDNSYPGCACDVPSHLYSFSFAPNPDWPRTFSGQQHIRAYLEHVADTFRLRSHIRLNHEVLMMRWDRDELRWEIETSRGTLTADVVVSATGPLSDPKIPEIPGLADFPGKVFHSARWDHDYDLRGKRVAMIGTGASAIQIVPAIQPEAAHVTLFQRTPPWVLPRMDRAISGPERWLHRQLPFTGAARRGLLWGIRELQVSAFTKRPNELGLIESIAKRNMSRSIKDPALRAKLTPSYRIGCKRILLSSEYYPALARPNVDVVASGLAEVRGSTVVAADGTETEADAIIFGTGFHVTDLPIAERVVGADGITLAEAWKDGMESLRGATAAGFPNWMTIIGPNTGLGNSSMILMIESQLNYLAGYMRQLNVLGERAALAVRPSAVGAWNRRVQERMERTVWKSGGCNSWYLDANGRNTTLWPGTTGEFRKATREVDLAEYEVVRMPVGTAKSAEAAETAEVVR
- a CDS encoding SDR family oxidoreductase — translated: MSRTSLEGQVAVVTGAARGVGELLARKLSARGAKVALVGLEPDELKKVSDRLHTESDHWYADVTDHEAMAQVAQEVKARFGKVDIVVANAGVASGGPFVDSDPVAWRRVIEVNLIGAAVTGRAFLPVLMESRGYFLQIASLAAITPAPMMTAYCASKSGVEAFAHSLRAEVGHRGVRVGVGYLSWTDTDMVRGADQDAVMRELRQRLPWPSNKTYPLGPAVDRIVAGIERRSSHVYAQWWLRGMQSVRGYLPSLIGAVGQREMRRFEPRLEGVSKGLVGAGGAADEAARTEQAPRD